From one Longimicrobium sp. genomic stretch:
- a CDS encoding GIY-YIG nuclease family protein, which produces MARKSRSHPLRDAVGDARNRPGIYRMLDGNGAVLYVGKSKSLRTRLLSYFRARRGEKGHRILSEAAGLEWEYQPSEFAALLRELELIKRHRPLLNVQHKRDGRWSFLKLAPGPAPRLYVVQTVSDDAASYYGPFRGGKRVVEAVRELNDALGLRDCPTGTPIRFADQPDFFSFEHTPRCHRHELRLCLGPCAGGCSQEQYRAQVDTARAFLGGTADEPLRRLNERMQAAADRWQYEVAASLRNRLQRLERLRDEFQELREALDSLTFLYHVPGADGDDRVYLVRRGTVRAVVPMPRGGAERRRLQRLCDEHFGRPEPQSALVARHQVDEILLVARWFRLNPAEMERTRPPARVDALPLSA; this is translated from the coding sequence GTGGCACGTAAGTCCCGCTCCCATCCCCTCCGCGACGCCGTGGGCGACGCGCGCAACCGCCCCGGCATCTACCGCATGCTGGACGGGAACGGCGCCGTGCTGTACGTGGGGAAGTCGAAGTCGCTGCGGACGCGGCTGCTCTCGTACTTCCGCGCCAGGCGGGGGGAGAAGGGACACCGCATCCTGAGCGAGGCGGCGGGGCTGGAGTGGGAGTACCAGCCCAGCGAGTTCGCGGCGCTGCTGCGCGAGCTGGAGCTGATCAAGCGCCACCGGCCGCTGCTGAACGTGCAGCACAAGCGCGACGGCCGCTGGTCGTTCCTGAAGCTGGCTCCCGGCCCCGCGCCGCGGCTGTACGTGGTGCAGACGGTGAGCGACGACGCGGCCAGCTACTACGGCCCCTTCCGCGGCGGCAAGCGCGTGGTGGAGGCGGTGCGCGAGCTGAACGACGCGCTGGGGCTGCGCGACTGCCCCACCGGGACGCCCATCCGCTTCGCCGACCAGCCGGACTTCTTCTCGTTCGAGCACACGCCGCGCTGCCACCGCCACGAGCTGCGCCTGTGCCTGGGGCCGTGCGCCGGCGGGTGCAGCCAGGAGCAGTACCGCGCCCAGGTGGACACCGCGCGCGCGTTCCTGGGCGGCACCGCCGACGAGCCGCTGCGGCGGCTGAACGAGCGGATGCAGGCGGCGGCCGACCGCTGGCAGTACGAGGTGGCGGCCTCGCTGCGCAACCGGCTGCAGCGGCTGGAGCGGCTGCGCGACGAGTTCCAGGAGCTGCGCGAGGCGCTGGATTCACTCACCTTTCTCTACCACGTGCCCGGCGCGGACGGCGACGACCGCGTGTACCTGGTGCGCCGGGGAACGGTGCGGGCGGTGGTGCCCATGCCCAGGGGCGGCGCGGAGCGGCGGCGCCTGCAGCGGCTGTGCGACGAGCACTTCGGCCGCCCGGAGCCGCAGAGCGCGCTGGTCGCGCGGCACCAGGTGGACGAGATCCTGCTGGTGGCGCGCTGGTTCCGCCTGAACCCGGCGGAGATGGAGCGCACCCGCCCCCCGGCGCGCGTGGACGCGCTCCCGCTCAGCGCGTAG
- a CDS encoding agmatinase family protein, producing MSDATPDPLAAFRAVPAPPDPRASTLLRPPHPPEEGETVVLGLPYDGGIPTRPGARFGPKAIREALAAFGTYDGDREVANASDWGDLPLPTMNGAEAHARIEAAAHEVFAAGARAIFLGGDHGCTGSVIRGLAAARPGLRLGVISIDAHLDVREYADDASLSSGTPFRRALESGIVEGGRVAMIGIRRFANSRYYLDWAREREITLITLDELAVKGAVNAAKAALYAATRDADALYLSIDMDAADAAFAPGVSATGIGGLTAREMIDIVTTIASHPKLIGADVMELSPPYDHDARTAKLAARLVLELLAGRTATAP from the coding sequence GTGAGCGACGCCACGCCCGACCCGCTGGCCGCCTTCCGCGCCGTCCCCGCCCCGCCGGACCCGCGCGCGTCCACGCTCCTGCGCCCGCCCCACCCGCCCGAGGAGGGGGAAACGGTGGTGCTCGGGCTTCCGTACGACGGCGGCATCCCCACGCGGCCCGGCGCGCGCTTCGGGCCGAAGGCGATCCGCGAGGCGCTGGCCGCGTTCGGCACGTACGACGGCGACCGCGAGGTGGCGAACGCGAGCGACTGGGGCGACCTGCCGCTCCCGACGATGAACGGCGCCGAGGCGCACGCCCGCATCGAGGCCGCCGCCCACGAGGTGTTCGCCGCCGGCGCGCGCGCCATCTTCCTCGGCGGCGACCACGGGTGCACGGGGTCGGTGATCCGCGGATTGGCGGCGGCGCGACCGGGGCTGAGGCTGGGGGTGATCAGCATCGACGCGCACCTGGACGTGCGCGAGTACGCGGACGATGCGTCGCTCTCCAGCGGCACCCCCTTCCGCCGCGCGCTCGAGTCGGGGATCGTGGAGGGCGGGCGCGTGGCGATGATCGGCATCCGCCGCTTCGCCAACTCGCGCTATTACCTGGACTGGGCGCGCGAGCGGGAGATCACCCTCATCACCCTGGACGAGCTGGCGGTGAAGGGCGCCGTGAACGCCGCGAAGGCCGCCCTCTACGCCGCCACGCGGGATGCCGACGCACTGTATCTGTCGATCGACATGGACGCCGCCGACGCCGCCTTCGCCCCCGGCGTGAGCGCCACGGGGATCGGCGGCCTGACCGCGCGGGAGATGATCGACATCGTCACCACCATCGCCAGCCACCCCAAGCTGATCGGCGCGGACGTGATGGAGCTGTCGCCGCCGTACGACCACGACGCGCGCACGGCGAAGCTGGCCGCGCGGCTGGTGCTGGAGCTGCTGGCGGGGCGGACTGCGACGGCGCCGTAA
- the dapB gene encoding 4-hydroxy-tetrahydrodipicolinate reductase, with product MPDPVRIVLSGATGRMGQTLARLIHEDAALQLVAGIGKMPEPACEVGCPVVETPETAGEWIRAADVVIDFSAPELLRRILEMHGDTLAGKALVVGTTGLGDGERGMMETAARRTAVLQAANFSVGVNLLVALAERAAQVLGDDYDVEIVEAHHRRKVDAPSGTALALGEAVARGRGVALEDVRIDGRSGRPGERPRGQVAFHALRGGDIVGEHRLMLIGERERIELAHLAQDRALFAEGALRAARWIAGKPAGSYTMKDVLGL from the coding sequence ATGCCCGATCCGGTCCGCATCGTCCTGAGCGGCGCCACGGGGCGCATGGGGCAGACGCTGGCGCGCCTGATCCACGAGGACGCGGCGCTGCAGCTCGTCGCCGGGATCGGGAAGATGCCCGAGCCCGCCTGCGAGGTCGGCTGCCCCGTGGTGGAGACGCCCGAGACCGCCGGCGAGTGGATCCGCGCCGCCGACGTGGTGATCGACTTCTCCGCCCCCGAGCTCCTCCGCCGCATCCTGGAGATGCACGGCGACACCCTGGCCGGGAAGGCGCTGGTGGTGGGCACCACGGGGCTGGGGGATGGGGAGCGGGGGATGATGGAGACGGCCGCGCGCCGCACCGCCGTCCTGCAGGCCGCCAACTTCAGCGTGGGCGTGAACCTGCTGGTGGCCTTGGCCGAGCGCGCCGCGCAGGTGCTGGGCGACGACTACGACGTGGAGATCGTGGAGGCCCACCACCGCCGCAAGGTGGACGCGCCCAGCGGCACCGCGCTGGCGCTGGGCGAGGCGGTCGCGCGCGGGCGCGGCGTGGCGCTGGAGGACGTGCGCATCGACGGGCGCAGCGGCCGCCCCGGCGAGCGCCCGCGCGGCCAGGTCGCCTTCCACGCTCTCCGCGGCGGCGACATCGTGGGCGAGCACCGGTTGATGCTGATCGGCGAGCGCGAGCGCATCGAGCTGGCGCACCTGGCGCAGGACCGCGCGCTGTTCGCCGAGGGCGCCCTCCGCGCCGCCAGGTGGATCGCCGGCAAGCCCGCCGGCAGCTACACGATGAAGGACGTGCTGGGGCTCTGA
- a CDS encoding DUF2442 domain-containing protein, which yields MSTVLKVDARVAAVHVTEDSIIAELADGRSISVPLAWSWRLSDATPEQRANWRLIGSGEGVHWPDVDEDISVRGMLDGVPAVRPRPRLA from the coding sequence ATGAGCACTGTCCTGAAGGTTGACGCACGTGTGGCAGCCGTTCACGTCACCGAAGACTCGATCATCGCCGAGTTGGCCGACGGACGGTCGATCAGCGTCCCGCTGGCGTGGTCGTGGCGGCTGTCGGATGCCACGCCGGAGCAGCGGGCGAACTGGCGCCTGATCGGCTCGGGCGAAGGCGTTCACTGGCCGGACGTGGACGAGGACATCAGCGTCCGCGGCATGCTGGACGGCGTCCCTGCCGTGCGTCCGCGTCCGCGGCTCGCCTGA
- the purD gene encoding phosphoribosylamine--glycine ligase yields the protein MKILIVGNGGREHALLWKLRRDAPDAEFFVTRANGGMTGATSLPLAPGELQALAAWVETNGVDFTVVGPEAPLAEGIADHFQAHGLAVFGPCKAAAEIESSKAFAKGLMQRHGIPTAAFACFDDLATAEAYVRAAETKLVVKASGLAAGKGVVVAEDAHEALEAVREMLAGSAFGVAGREVVIEERMTGEELSVFALTDGTHVTAMIPAQDHKRVGEGETGPNTGGMGAYAPVSIATPELMARVQTEILEPTVAAMAEEGRSFSGLLYAGLMLTETGPRVVEFNCRFGDPETQAVLPLLRSSLLDPMREIARGGSIEGLTLDWSDGAAATTVLASAGYPGDYRSGAEIGIPPGLESSGDVIVFHAGTKREADGRLVTAGGRVLAVTALAPSVAEAAERSRAAAERIRFDGRQFRRDIGWREIGRAEGTHA from the coding sequence TTGAAGATCCTGATCGTAGGCAACGGCGGGCGCGAGCACGCGCTGCTGTGGAAGCTGCGCCGAGACGCGCCGGACGCGGAGTTCTTCGTCACCCGGGCGAACGGGGGGATGACGGGCGCCACCTCGCTCCCCCTGGCGCCGGGCGAGCTCCAGGCGCTGGCCGCGTGGGTGGAGACCAACGGCGTCGACTTCACCGTCGTGGGCCCCGAGGCGCCGCTGGCCGAGGGGATCGCCGACCACTTCCAGGCGCACGGGCTGGCCGTGTTCGGCCCCTGCAAGGCCGCTGCGGAGATCGAGAGCAGCAAGGCGTTCGCGAAGGGGCTGATGCAGCGCCACGGCATCCCCACCGCCGCGTTCGCCTGCTTCGACGACCTGGCCACGGCGGAGGCGTACGTCCGCGCGGCGGAAACGAAGCTGGTGGTGAAGGCGTCGGGACTGGCCGCCGGCAAGGGCGTGGTCGTAGCCGAGGACGCGCACGAGGCGCTGGAGGCGGTGCGCGAGATGCTGGCGGGGAGCGCGTTCGGCGTCGCCGGCCGCGAGGTGGTGATCGAGGAGCGGATGACGGGCGAGGAGCTGTCCGTCTTCGCGCTGACGGACGGGACGCACGTCACGGCCATGATCCCCGCCCAGGACCACAAGCGCGTGGGCGAGGGGGAGACGGGGCCCAACACCGGGGGAATGGGCGCGTACGCCCCCGTCTCCATCGCCACGCCGGAGCTGATGGCGCGGGTGCAGACGGAGATCCTGGAGCCCACCGTGGCCGCGATGGCGGAAGAAGGGCGCAGCTTCTCCGGGCTCCTCTACGCGGGATTGATGCTGACGGAGACGGGCCCGCGCGTGGTGGAGTTCAACTGCCGCTTCGGCGACCCGGAAACGCAGGCGGTCCTCCCCCTTCTCCGCTCTTCCCTCCTGGACCCGATGCGGGAGATCGCCCGCGGCGGGAGCATCGAGGGGCTCACGCTCGACTGGTCGGACGGCGCCGCGGCCACCACCGTGCTCGCCAGCGCGGGGTACCCGGGCGACTACCGGAGCGGCGCGGAGATCGGCATCCCCCCCGGCCTCGAGTCTTCCGGCGACGTGATCGTCTTCCACGCGGGGACGAAACGCGAGGCGGACGGGCGGCTCGTCACCGCCGGCGGACGCGTCCTCGCCGTCACCGCGCTGGCGCCGAGCGTAGCCGAGGCGGCGGAGCGGAGCCGCGCGGCCGCCGAGCGCATCCGCTTCGACGGGCGCCAGTTCCGCCGCGACATCGGGTGGCGGGAGATCGGCAGAGCGGAGGGCACCCATGCCTGA
- the trpS gene encoding tryptophan--tRNA ligase, which produces MKRILTGLQPSGTLHVGNYFGAIRPMVDLQGQGEVFLFLADLHALTSTRDAAELRQYTREAAIDLLACGLDPARTVFWRQSDVALHAELMWILSTVTPKALMERAVAYKDKVQKGLPADVGLFTYPILQAADILLYDADLVPVGKDQMQHLEMTRDIAIKINETYGEGTLKLPEAQVSEEVAVVPGLDGQKMSKSYGNTVVLFGDEKTTRKRVMSIVTDSTPLEAPKDPSGSTVVALYKLFASKEDVARMEDEHRAGGVGYGTFKQRLFEAMWEFFAPMRARREELLARPDYVNDVLRDGAARAREVGERTMARVRAAVGID; this is translated from the coding sequence ATGAAGCGCATCCTCACCGGGCTGCAGCCGTCGGGAACGCTGCACGTGGGCAACTACTTCGGCGCCATCCGGCCCATGGTCGACCTGCAGGGGCAGGGCGAGGTCTTCCTCTTCCTGGCCGACCTGCACGCGCTCACCAGTACCCGCGACGCCGCCGAGCTGCGGCAGTACACCCGCGAGGCGGCCATCGACCTGCTGGCGTGCGGCCTGGACCCGGCGCGCACCGTGTTCTGGCGCCAGAGCGACGTCGCGCTGCACGCGGAGCTGATGTGGATCCTGAGCACCGTGACGCCCAAGGCGCTGATGGAGCGCGCGGTGGCCTACAAGGACAAGGTGCAGAAGGGGCTGCCGGCCGACGTGGGCCTCTTCACCTATCCCATCCTCCAGGCCGCCGACATCCTGCTCTACGACGCCGACCTGGTGCCGGTGGGGAAGGACCAGATGCAGCACCTGGAGATGACGCGCGACATCGCCATCAAGATCAACGAGACGTACGGCGAGGGCACGCTGAAGCTCCCCGAGGCGCAGGTCAGCGAGGAGGTGGCCGTGGTTCCCGGGCTGGACGGCCAGAAGATGAGCAAGAGCTACGGCAACACCGTCGTGCTCTTCGGCGACGAGAAGACCACGCGCAAGCGGGTGATGTCCATCGTCACCGACTCCACTCCGCTGGAGGCGCCCAAGGACCCGTCCGGCTCCACCGTCGTGGCGCTGTACAAGCTGTTCGCGTCGAAGGAGGACGTCGCACGGATGGAGGACGAGCACCGCGCCGGCGGCGTGGGCTACGGCACCTTCAAGCAGCGCCTGTTCGAGGCGATGTGGGAGTTCTTCGCCCCCATGCGCGCGCGCCGCGAGGAGCTCCTCGCGCGCCCGGACTACGTGAACGACGTCCTCCGCGACGGCGCCGCGCGCGCCCGGGAAGTGGGCGAGCGCACGATGGCGAGGGTGCGCGCGGCGGTGGGGATCGACTGA
- a CDS encoding cystathionine gamma-synthase yields the protein MLPDHRNDTQNLGFGTRAIHAGQRPDPTTGAIMTPVYQTSTYVQPELGRHLGYEYARTHNPTREALEGNLASLEGGKHGLSFASGLAATDTLMKLFSAGDHIVCGENVYGGTYRLFNQVISRMGIEFSFVDSSSVDAIRAALRPNTKLVHVETPTNPMMGITDIPAAAEVVHAAGALLSVDNTFASPYNQQPLALGADVVMHSVTKYLNGHSDMVGGVLVVNDDEIHERLRFLQNAAGGVPGPWDCWLVLRSTKTLHVRMAAHNANGLRIAQWLTEQPKIEKVYYPGLPSHPQHELAARQMRGFTGMITVETGSLEAARKFVNGVRIFSLAESLGGVESLIGHPASQTHASIPAERRNAMGLTDGIVRLSCGIEDVDDLIADLEQALAAV from the coding sequence ATGCTGCCCGACCACCGCAACGACACGCAGAACCTGGGCTTCGGCACGCGCGCTATCCACGCGGGACAGCGGCCGGACCCCACCACCGGCGCCATCATGACGCCGGTGTACCAGACCAGCACCTACGTGCAGCCCGAGCTGGGCCGCCACCTGGGATACGAGTACGCGCGCACCCACAACCCCACGCGCGAGGCGCTGGAAGGCAACCTGGCCTCGCTGGAGGGGGGGAAGCACGGGCTGTCGTTCGCGTCGGGGCTGGCGGCCACCGACACGCTGATGAAGCTGTTCTCGGCGGGCGACCACATCGTCTGCGGCGAGAACGTGTACGGCGGCACCTACCGGCTGTTCAACCAGGTGATCAGCCGCATGGGGATCGAGTTCAGCTTCGTGGACTCGTCGTCCGTCGACGCCATCCGCGCGGCGCTGCGGCCGAACACGAAGCTGGTGCACGTGGAGACGCCCACCAACCCCATGATGGGCATCACCGACATCCCCGCGGCGGCCGAGGTCGTGCACGCGGCGGGCGCGCTCCTCTCCGTCGACAACACCTTCGCCTCGCCCTACAACCAGCAGCCGCTGGCGCTGGGCGCGGACGTGGTGATGCACTCCGTGACCAAGTACCTGAACGGGCACTCGGACATGGTGGGCGGGGTGCTGGTGGTGAACGACGACGAGATCCACGAGCGGCTGCGCTTTCTGCAGAACGCGGCCGGCGGCGTTCCCGGGCCGTGGGACTGCTGGCTGGTGCTGCGCAGCACCAAGACGCTGCACGTGCGCATGGCCGCGCACAACGCCAACGGCCTGCGCATCGCGCAGTGGCTGACGGAGCAGCCGAAGATCGAGAAAGTGTACTACCCGGGCCTTCCCTCGCACCCGCAGCACGAGCTGGCCGCGCGGCAGATGCGGGGCTTCACGGGAATGATCACGGTGGAGACGGGGTCGCTGGAGGCGGCGCGGAAGTTCGTGAACGGCGTCCGGATCTTCTCGCTCGCCGAGTCGCTGGGCGGCGTGGAGAGCCTGATCGGCCACCCGGCCAGCCAGACGCACGCCTCCATCCCCGCCGAGCGCCGCAACGCGATGGGGCTCACCGACGGCATCGTCCGCCTCTCCTGCGGCATCGAGGACGTAGACGACCTGATCGCCGACCTGGAGCAGGCGCTGGCGGCGGTCTGA
- a CDS encoding tetratricopeptide repeat protein — MRQRKFKAPPRKTTRRWRVPPALTHGDTDAFEGLSVLDEITGDLGLVLWQSLRDSMLWGRAGKAEREALFTPGADRSRVAEIMTAGAPEELEEPLKTMAAMLGAPATAREETVSLACRQVARWAEDRGQLAAALAYAQAAAVVNPADPATAYAVGRLARRRAEHARAETWFRRTIALARQAGDWPTYALAFNGLGNLYVLRGNFPAARRFFIRALRAAGRNSLHDIEGAALHDLFGIAIETGNTKEAHELARAAFLAYGPHNPKLARLAHDVAYFWTTQGYFDRALAVFKSLLEHFSDTAMQVMLFGDMGRAAGGAGDRETFQWAWDEMAEMVRQNPGNDTTARAYLDLAHGALSLGAWERADDAAQRALDGATRRGDGKTRLTAETVIDAARRHQRAEVRTAAERDEWREAAEALATDFVHSLTS; from the coding sequence ATGAGACAACGCAAGTTCAAGGCGCCACCGAGAAAGACCACTCGCCGCTGGCGCGTGCCCCCCGCGCTCACCCACGGCGACACGGACGCGTTCGAGGGATTGAGCGTTCTCGACGAGATTACCGGCGATCTGGGGCTGGTGCTGTGGCAGTCGCTGCGTGACTCCATGCTGTGGGGCCGGGCCGGGAAGGCGGAGCGTGAAGCTCTTTTCACGCCGGGAGCGGACCGGTCGCGCGTGGCCGAGATCATGACCGCGGGCGCGCCGGAGGAGCTGGAGGAGCCGCTGAAGACGATGGCGGCCATGCTGGGCGCTCCCGCCACGGCCCGCGAGGAGACGGTTTCGCTGGCGTGCCGGCAGGTGGCGCGCTGGGCGGAGGACCGCGGGCAGCTGGCGGCGGCGCTGGCCTACGCGCAGGCCGCGGCGGTGGTGAACCCGGCCGATCCGGCCACGGCGTACGCGGTGGGCCGCCTGGCGCGGCGCCGCGCCGAGCACGCCCGCGCGGAAACCTGGTTCCGCCGCACCATCGCGCTGGCGCGGCAGGCGGGCGACTGGCCGACCTACGCGCTGGCCTTCAACGGGCTGGGGAACCTGTACGTGCTGCGCGGCAACTTCCCCGCGGCGCGCCGCTTCTTCATCCGCGCGCTTCGCGCCGCCGGGCGCAACTCTCTGCACGACATCGAGGGCGCGGCGCTGCACGACCTGTTCGGCATCGCCATCGAGACGGGGAACACGAAGGAGGCGCACGAGCTGGCCCGCGCCGCCTTCCTGGCCTACGGCCCGCACAACCCCAAGCTGGCCCGCCTGGCCCACGACGTGGCGTACTTCTGGACCACGCAGGGGTACTTCGACCGCGCGCTGGCCGTGTTCAAGTCGCTGCTCGAGCACTTCTCCGACACGGCGATGCAGGTGATGCTGTTCGGCGACATGGGCCGGGCGGCGGGCGGTGCCGGTGACCGGGAGACCTTCCAGTGGGCGTGGGACGAGATGGCGGAGATGGTGCGCCAGAACCCCGGGAACGACACCACCGCCCGCGCGTACCTGGACCTGGCCCACGGCGCGCTGAGCCTGGGCGCCTGGGAGCGCGCCGACGACGCGGCGCAGCGCGCGCTGGACGGCGCCACCCGCCGCGGCGACGGCAAGACCCGGCTGACGGCCGAGACGGTGATCGACGCCGCGCGCCGCCACCAGCGCGCCGAGGTGCGTACCGCGGCCGAGCGCGACGAGTGGAGGGAGGCGGCCGAGGCCCTGGCCACGGACTTCGTGCACTCGCTCACCAGCTGA
- a CDS encoding YfbU family protein codes for MKLSRSERWILANQYRILAALEPDQAATHRGNAEALERGYANAIDRLSAHIVRDDTNRKESDEVDEILSMFDAVQRAYRTLEDNFGIDAWRVSFPGFDRATEEDYLGYAHFSLSHEGRYPNMVTEASLDAGRPMLRDYRRMVDEWKKRGGSAELERQDVIAILNARKEK; via the coding sequence ATGAAGCTTTCCCGCTCGGAGCGCTGGATCCTGGCCAACCAGTACCGCATCCTGGCCGCGCTGGAGCCGGACCAGGCTGCCACGCACCGCGGCAATGCCGAGGCGCTGGAGCGCGGCTACGCCAACGCCATCGACCGCCTGTCCGCGCACATCGTGCGCGACGACACGAACCGCAAGGAGAGCGACGAGGTCGACGAGATCCTGTCGATGTTCGACGCCGTGCAGCGCGCGTACCGGACGCTGGAGGACAACTTCGGAATCGACGCGTGGCGGGTGAGCTTCCCCGGCTTCGACCGCGCGACGGAAGAGGACTACCTGGGGTACGCGCACTTCTCCCTTTCGCACGAGGGGCGCTACCCGAACATGGTGACCGAGGCCAGTCTGGACGCCGGCCGCCCGATGCTGCGCGACTACCGCCGCATGGTGGACGAGTGGAAGAAGCGCGGCGGCAGCGCCGAGCTGGAGCGCCAGGACGTCATCGCCATCCTGAACGCCCGCAAGGAGAAGTAG
- the dapA gene encoding 4-hydroxy-tetrahydrodipicolinate synthase, with amino-acid sequence MADGGRPNLLFTGSGVALVTPFDSGGVNEGVMRELVRFHLREGTDALVVNGSTGEATTMSPDEQRRAAEVVADEARRGGEGGRKIPVIVGCGGSDTAAVSRLAANARAAGADAILVSPPPYNKPPQRGIIAHYRAVIDAADLPCVVYNVPGRTACNILPETVEALAEAPRVVGVKEASGDISQVAEICRRVGDRVGVYSGNDDQVVPLMALGGVGVISVLANIAPADVSRMAKSFLAGDVAESRRLQLRYLPLIAALFREPNPIPVKAAVGMLGYDVGPLRLPLVDPSDAVMKELREAMHGVGLDVKDS; translated from the coding sequence ATGGCGGACGGCGGACGGCCCAACCTTCTCTTCACCGGCTCGGGCGTCGCGCTCGTCACCCCGTTCGATTCCGGCGGGGTGAACGAGGGGGTGATGCGCGAGCTGGTGCGCTTCCACCTGCGCGAGGGCACCGACGCGCTGGTGGTCAACGGCAGCACTGGCGAGGCGACCACCATGTCGCCCGACGAGCAGCGCCGCGCGGCAGAGGTCGTGGCGGACGAGGCGCGGCGGGGCGGCGAGGGCGGGCGGAAGATCCCCGTCATCGTCGGCTGCGGCGGAAGCGACACGGCGGCGGTCTCGCGGCTGGCGGCGAACGCGCGCGCGGCGGGGGCGGACGCCATCCTCGTCTCGCCGCCGCCGTACAACAAGCCGCCGCAGCGCGGGATCATCGCCCACTACCGCGCGGTGATCGACGCGGCGGACCTGCCGTGCGTGGTCTACAACGTTCCCGGCCGCACCGCCTGCAACATCCTTCCCGAGACGGTGGAGGCGCTGGCCGAGGCCCCGCGCGTGGTGGGCGTGAAGGAGGCCAGCGGCGACATCAGCCAGGTGGCCGAGATCTGCCGCCGCGTGGGCGACCGCGTGGGCGTCTACTCCGGCAACGACGACCAGGTGGTGCCGCTGATGGCGCTGGGCGGCGTGGGCGTCATCTCCGTCCTGGCCAACATCGCCCCCGCGGACGTGTCGCGCATGGCGAAGTCGTTCCTCGCGGGCGACGTCGCCGAGTCGCGGCGGCTGCAGCTGCGCTATCTCCCGCTCATCGCCGCGCTCTTCCGCGAGCCGAACCCCATCCCCGTGAAGGCGGCGGTGGGGATGCTGGGCTACGACGTCGGCCCGCTCCGCCTCCCGCTGGTCGACCCCAGCGACGCGGTGATGAAGGAGCTGCGCGAGGCGATGCACGGCGTGGGGCTGGACGTGAAGGACTCTTAG
- the mutM gene encoding bifunctional DNA-formamidopyrimidine glycosylase/DNA-(apurinic or apyrimidinic site) lyase: MPELPEVETIVRGLAASLPGAEIRSAEVLKPDLIEGESAASFADALAGRRIAGVARRAKNIVIDTGGEYLLVNLGMTGRLFIARPEDPAPTHTGVRFHLKDGRELRYHDVRRFGRLWRMQPDEWAAWEAALGIEPLSDEFTAKWLYEATRRSRVAIKVWLMDQKRVVGVGNIYASEALFRARVDPRRSADELTRPQAKRIREGVRDVLAESIEFRGTTLLDYRDAEGEPGEFVRRLRVYDREGEPCVVCGRPIRRIVQGGRSTFFCAHDQR; encoded by the coding sequence ATGCCTGAGCTTCCCGAAGTCGAGACCATCGTCCGCGGGCTGGCGGCGAGCCTCCCCGGCGCGGAGATCCGCTCGGCCGAGGTGCTGAAGCCGGACCTGATCGAGGGCGAATCCGCCGCGTCGTTCGCGGACGCGCTGGCCGGGCGCCGCATCGCCGGCGTGGCGCGGCGGGCCAAGAACATCGTCATCGACACCGGCGGCGAGTACCTGCTGGTGAACCTGGGGATGACCGGCCGCCTCTTCATCGCCCGCCCCGAGGACCCGGCGCCCACGCACACCGGCGTCCGCTTCCACCTGAAGGACGGGCGCGAGCTGAGGTACCACGACGTGCGCCGCTTCGGCCGGCTCTGGCGCATGCAGCCCGACGAGTGGGCGGCGTGGGAGGCCGCGCTCGGCATCGAGCCGCTGTCCGACGAGTTCACCGCGAAGTGGCTGTACGAGGCCACGCGGCGCTCGCGCGTGGCCATCAAGGTGTGGCTGATGGACCAGAAGCGCGTGGTGGGCGTGGGGAACATCTACGCCAGCGAGGCGCTCTTCCGCGCGAGGGTGGACCCCCGCCGGTCCGCCGACGAGCTCACGCGCCCGCAGGCGAAGCGCATCCGCGAGGGCGTGCGCGACGTGCTGGCCGAGTCGATCGAGTTCCGCGGCACCACGCTGCTGGACTACCGCGACGCCGAGGGCGAGCCGGGCGAGTTCGTGCGGCGGCTGCGCGTGTACGACCGCGAGGGCGAGCCGTGCGTGGTGTGCGGCCGGCCCATCCGCCGCATCGTGCAGGGGGGCCGCAGCACCTTCTTCTGCGCCCACGACCAGCGCTGA